Proteins from a genomic interval of Clostridium scatologenes:
- a CDS encoding flavodoxin family protein has protein sequence MILGISASGRKDGIISKTVKAILEASNSEYEYISLSGKRINGCTGCTLCAADNQCKVKDDWNEIAEKMLMADAIVFGAPNYGETINALGHACLERTFCFRHREAFSLSGKIGVAVSASYSEQGAGLVNIIIKKSMMVNKMSVVGTVSAHGYSQCYTCGFGHKCNAGNVIKKYGPLDKIEKKHLPPSFEEQEDTIFQVNNIGKLLGSLGV, from the coding sequence ATGATTTTAGGAATTAGTGCAAGTGGCAGAAAAGATGGAATTATCAGCAAGACAGTGAAAGCTATATTGGAAGCAAGCAATTCAGAATATGAATACATTTCATTGTCAGGCAAGAGAATTAATGGTTGTACTGGATGTACACTTTGCGCCGCCGATAATCAGTGCAAAGTTAAAGATGATTGGAATGAAATAGCAGAAAAAATGTTAATGGCAGATGCAATTGTTTTTGGTGCCCCTAATTATGGAGAGACTATAAATGCCCTTGGTCATGCATGCTTGGAAAGAACTTTTTGCTTTCGACACAGAGAAGCTTTTAGTCTATCCGGCAAGATTGGTGTAGCGGTTAGCGCTAGTTATAGTGAGCAAGGAGCAGGTTTAGTCAATATTATTATAAAAAAATCTATGATGGTTAATAAGATGTCAGTAGTTGGTACTGTATCCGCTCATGGGTATTCCCAATGTTACACATGTGGATTTGGTCACAAATGTAATGCAGGGAATGTGATTAAGAAATATGGTCCTTTGGATAAAATCGAAAAGAAACATCTTCCACCTAGTTTTGAAGAGCAAGAAGATACAATTTTTCAAGTTAATAATATTGGAAAATTATTGGGGTCTTTAGGCGTCTAA
- a CDS encoding alpha-hydroxy-acid oxidizing protein, whose translation MMYSEILEKARTCIGDYCKACYECNGKACKNKVPGPGAKGIGDVAIRNYDKWKEIRINMDTLVENKPVDTSVQLFNEKFKYPIFAGPVGAVNLHYGDKYDDMSYNDILVSSCAKHGILAFTGDGTNPEVMKAATGAIKKENGLGIPTIKPWNYETILEKMKYVKESNAVAIAMDIDAAGLPFLKNMTPPAGSKSVKELEQIIAACDKPFIVKGIMTVQGALKAKQAGASAIVVSNHGGRVLDQCLSTAEVLKDIAYNVGHDMKIFVDGGIRSGVDVFKALAMGADGVLIARPFVTALYGGEDEGIQTYIDKIGSELKETMAMCGAHSLDEITDDMISIPW comes from the coding sequence ATGATGTACAGTGAAATATTAGAAAAAGCAAGAACATGTATAGGAGATTACTGCAAAGCTTGTTACGAATGTAATGGAAAGGCTTGTAAAAACAAAGTTCCAGGACCTGGCGCTAAGGGAATTGGTGATGTAGCCATAAGAAACTATGATAAATGGAAAGAAATAAGAATTAATATGGATACTTTAGTAGAAAATAAACCAGTTGATACAAGTGTTCAATTATTTAATGAAAAATTTAAATACCCAATTTTTGCTGGACCAGTAGGAGCAGTGAATCTTCATTATGGTGATAAATATGATGATATGTCATATAATGATATTCTAGTTTCTTCTTGTGCAAAACATGGTATATTAGCATTTACTGGTGATGGGACGAATCCAGAAGTAATGAAAGCAGCAACTGGAGCCATTAAGAAAGAAAATGGTCTGGGTATCCCAACAATTAAACCTTGGAACTATGAAACTATTTTAGAAAAAATGAAATATGTCAAAGAATCAAATGCTGTTGCTATAGCTATGGATATTGATGCAGCAGGATTGCCTTTTTTGAAAAATATGACACCTCCTGCAGGAAGTAAATCTGTAAAAGAATTAGAACAAATCATAGCAGCCTGTGATAAACCATTTATTGTTAAGGGAATCATGACTGTTCAAGGAGCATTAAAAGCTAAACAAGCTGGTGCAAGTGCCATTGTTGTATCTAATCATGGAGGAAGAGTTTTAGATCAATGTTTATCAACAGCTGAAGTGTTAAAAGATATTGCCTACAATGTAGGTCATGATATGAAAATCTTTGTTGATGGTGGTATTCGTAGTGGTGTAGATGTATTTAAAGCACTTGCTATGGGAGCAGATGGTGTTTTAATTGCTAGACCATTTGTAACAGCACTATATGGTGGAGAAGATGAAGGTATTCAAACATATATTGATAAAATTGGAAGTGAATTGAAAGAAACTATGGCAATGTGTGGAGCACATAGCTTAGATGAAATTACTGATGATATGATTTCAATTCCTTGGTAA
- a CDS encoding GntR family transcriptional regulator: MSFLLKDQAYDKFIKMINDKELIYGEIYSINALTATMDMSKTPVRDAIQKLVDEKRIDILPSRGIRLHQITKEELTQHYHFSCAIEGYCVATLAKTYEKDKKNPSVKKLKKLMEQMKKMLDEQHDFDEYFALDQKFHQELLESLGDPYFNSLQHSPMGFYNHPEIQLTDNKLSRKEVYDCHQKILNAICEGDSAGAYEALLEHSDLMLKAF, encoded by the coding sequence ATGTCTTTTTTATTAAAGGATCAAGCTTATGATAAATTCATTAAAATGATAAATGATAAGGAACTTATATATGGTGAAATATATTCTATAAATGCGTTAACTGCCACTATGGATATGTCCAAAACGCCAGTTAGAGATGCCATTCAAAAATTAGTAGATGAAAAACGAATTGATATTTTACCAAGTCGTGGTATTCGGTTGCATCAAATAACAAAAGAAGAGTTAACGCAGCATTATCATTTTAGTTGTGCAATTGAGGGTTATTGTGTGGCAACGCTAGCTAAAACCTATGAAAAAGATAAGAAGAATCCATCGGTGAAGAAACTAAAAAAACTGATGGAACAAATGAAGAAAATGCTTGATGAGCAGCATGATTTTGATGAATATTTTGCTTTAGACCAAAAGTTTCATCAGGAGTTACTTGAGTCATTGGGAGATCCTTATTTTAACAGCCTGCAGCATTCCCCTATGGGATTTTATAATCATCCTGAAATACAGCTTACAGATAATAAACTATCGAGAAAAGAGGTATATGATTGTCATCAAAAAATATTGAATGCCATATGCGAAGGAGACTCTGCCGGTGCATATGAAGCATTGCTGGAACATTCAGATCTGATGCTGAAAGCATTTTAG
- a CDS encoding aldo/keto reductase — translation MKKRKLGSLEVSEMGMGCMDFSHGHGTPPPREESIRLMRLAHELGCTIYDTADAYADGHNEILVGEALKPIRHEVCLTTKYNPELHPVTDPSKGTVEEQIEGRLDASLKRLDTDYIDLYYMHRVTDDVPLDEVAGYMGKFIKKGKIRAWGMSRATVDHIKIAHAVTPVAAIQNEYSLMERDPELGVLAACKERGIGFVPYMPLALGFLTGKYKPGMVYKNDDAKRFAARFSDENIQRNQPILEILDQMSKEKGCSYAQAAIAWLLHKEDFIVPIPGMMSEEIVRQNMEIPNVHFTANDMKRFDEALAKITVYGKWDESCIGKLKEVLNEEGYKLKD, via the coding sequence ATGAAAAAAAGAAAATTGGGTTCACTTGAAGTTTCTGAAATGGGTATGGGTTGTATGGACTTTTCACACGGACATGGAACTCCACCACCACGTGAAGAAAGCATTAGACTTATGCGTTTAGCACACGAACTTGGCTGTACAATTTATGATACAGCAGATGCATATGCAGATGGACATAATGAAATTTTAGTTGGAGAGGCATTGAAACCCATTCGTCATGAAGTATGTCTTACCACAAAATACAATCCAGAGTTACATCCTGTAACAGATCCATCTAAAGGAACTGTTGAAGAACAAATTGAAGGTCGTCTTGATGCATCTTTAAAACGTTTAGATACAGATTACATAGATCTTTACTATATGCATCGTGTTACAGATGATGTTCCACTAGATGAAGTAGCAGGTTATATGGGCAAATTTATTAAAAAAGGAAAAATTCGTGCATGGGGTATGTCTAGAGCAACAGTAGATCATATTAAAATTGCACATGCTGTAACACCAGTAGCTGCTATTCAAAATGAATATTCACTTATGGAAAGAGATCCAGAGCTGGGTGTTTTAGCAGCATGTAAAGAACGTGGTATTGGATTTGTACCATATATGCCACTTGCACTTGGATTTTTAACAGGAAAATATAAACCTGGTATGGTCTATAAGAATGATGATGCTAAGCGTTTCGCAGCTAGATTTAGTGATGAAAATATCCAAAGAAATCAACCAATATTAGAAATTCTTGATCAGATGTCAAAGGAAAAAGGATGTTCTTATGCACAAGCAGCCATTGCATGGTTACTTCATAAGGAAGATTTTATTGTTCCAATTCCTGGAATGATGAGTGAAGAAATTGTTCGTCAGAACATGGAAATTCCAAATGTTCATTTTACTGCTAACGATATGAAGAGGTTCGATGAAGCACTTGCTAAAATCACAGTATATGGGAAATGGGATGAAAGCTGTATTGGAAAATTGAAGGAAGTTTTGAACGAAGAAGGCTATAAATTAAAGGATTAA
- a CDS encoding VOC family protein: MHIKHVTLKVNNLEESIEFYEIITELTVSRRFKAEPGEVVFLTNGRGETEIELVYMPQGQKFEGKGMFICFETDKLDEMHKLAQDKGLNPSAIQDPGDETRYFYVYDPNGVSVQLRVFPK, from the coding sequence ATGCATATTAAGCATGTGACCTTAAAGGTTAATAACTTAGAAGAATCTATTGAATTTTATGAGATAATTACAGAACTAACTGTTTCTCGCCGCTTTAAAGCAGAACCTGGAGAAGTTGTATTTTTGACAAATGGCAGAGGAGAAACTGAGATTGAACTTGTTTATATGCCACAAGGTCAGAAGTTTGAAGGTAAAGGTATGTTCATTTGCTTTGAAACAGACAAACTAGATGAAATGCATAAGCTTGCGCAAGACAAAGGTCTTAATCCTTCTGCCATCCAGGACCCTGGAGATGAAACACGCTATTTCTACGTTTATGATCCGAAT